One Vigna unguiculata cultivar IT97K-499-35 chromosome 11, ASM411807v1, whole genome shotgun sequence DNA window includes the following coding sequences:
- the LOC114170488 gene encoding cytosolic sulfotransferase 15-like, giving the protein MASTDRKHANVEDEPVFSLRRERGFAPTYLCLFQEFWCPDLFIEGVKSFQKCFEAKDSDAVVASFPKTGTTWLIALTFAIVNRKHFSAQNHPLLTSNPHTLVSSLESKIFFGDETHDPLLHLSNMLEPRLFSTHTPFTALPKSLIQSNAKIIYICRNPFDTFLSSWIYFNKLMLKPLPALELEEAFEMFCDGRVLFGPWWSHMLGYWKESLARPNKVLFLKYEDLKENVNFHVKSIAEFLGCPFSAEEESDGDIESIMKLCSFEKMKDLEVNVSGKLDKFIDNKLFFRKGEIGDWVNYFSPSMITKLSKVIEEKLSGSGLSFKMYA; this is encoded by the coding sequence ATGGCTTCGACTGATAGAAAACATGCAAATGTAGAAGACGAGCCAGTTTTCTCCCTTCGCAGAGAGAGGGGTTTTGCACCCACTTATCTCTGCCTATTTCAAGAATTCTGGTGTCCAGATCTTTTTATAGAAGGTgtaaaaagttttcaaaagtgCTTTGAAGCAAAAGATAGTGATGCTGTTGTTGCAAGCTTTCCAAAAACAGGTACTACTTGGTTGATAGCCCTTACTTTTGCCATTGTCAACCGCAAACACTTCTCTGCACAGAACCATCCATTACTTACTTCCAATCCTCATACACTTGTGTCTTCCCTTGAGTCTAAGATCTTCTTCGGTGATGAAACCCATGACCCACTTCTTCACCTATCCAATATGCTTGAGCCAAGACTTTTCAGTACTCACACTCCTTTCACTGCATTGCCTAAATCACTCATTCAGTCTAATGCTAAGATAATATACATTTGTAGGAACCCATTTGACACTTTTCTTTCGTCATGGATTTACTTTaacaaattgatgttaaaacCTTTACCAGCATTAGAATTAGAGGAAGCTTTTGAAATGTTTTGCGATGGAAGAGTTCTCTTTGGCCCTTGGTGGAGTCATATGTTAGGGTATTGGAAGGAGAGCTTGGCCAGACCAAACAAGGTTCTGTTCTTAAAGTACGAGGATCTTAAGGAGAATGTCAATTTTCACGTGAAAAGCATCGCAGAGTTTTTGGGATGTCCTTTCAGTGCTGAAGAAGAAAGTGATGGAGACATTGAAAGTATAATGAAGCTATGTAGCTTTGAGAAAATGAAAGATTTGGAGGTAAACGTTTCAGGAAAGTTAGACAAATTCATTGACAATAAGTTATTCTTTCGGAAGGGTGAAATAGGTGATTGGGTAAATTACTTTTCTCCATCTATGATAACAAAATTATCCAAAGTTATTGAAGAAAAGTTGAGTGGATCAGGTCTTTCGTTTAAAATGTATGCTTAA
- the LOC114170119 gene encoding cytosolic sulfotransferase 15-like codes for MASTEGLQAYEEDNLLLSLPKEKGWAARHLFLFQGFWCPSNFIEGVINFQNHFQAKDSDVIVASFPKSGTTWLKALTFSILNRHRFSSSENHPLLTSNSHELVPFLDFIFHGDNIQEKLSNLSNMTEPRVFGTHIPFPSLSQSIKESNCKIVYICRNPFGTFVSFWIFANKINPHSLHQLQIEEALENYCKGTIGFGPTWEHLLGYWKESIATPNKVLFLKYEELKENANFYVKRVAEFLDCPFTEEEESNGVIESIINLCSFEKMKNLEVNKAGTFDRNYEKKYLFRKGEIGDWVNYFSPAMIDKLSKTVEEKLGGSGLSFKTSP; via the coding sequence ATGGCTTCAACAGAAGGCCTGCAAGCATACGAAGAAGACAACCTCCTTCTGTCCCTTCCCAAAGAGAAGGGTTGGGCAGCACGccatctctttctctttcaagGCTTTTGGTGTccatcaaattttattgaaggtgtaatcaattttcaaaatcacTTTCAGGCAAAAGACAGTGATGTTATTGTTGCCAGCTTTCCCAAATCAGGTACTACTTGGTTGAAAGCCCTTACTTTTTCTATTCTCAACAGACACCGTTTCTCATCTTCAGAGAATCATCCATTACTCACTTCCAATTCTCATGAACTTGTTCCTTTCCTTGATTTCATCTTTCATGGTGATAACATCCAAGAAAAGCTTTCTAACCTCTCTAATATGACTGAACCAAGAGTTTTTGGTACTCACATTCCATTCCCTTCCCTCTCCCAATCAATTAAGGAATCCAACTGTAAGATAGTTTATATCTGCAGAAATCCATTTGGcacttttgtttcattttggATCTTCGCCAATAAAATTAACCCACACTCTCTGCATCAACTGCAAATTGAGGAAGCCTTAGAAAACTACTGCAAGGGAACAATTGGATTTGGTCCGACTTGGGAGCATCTGTTAGGTTATTGGAAAGAGAGCATAGCTACACCTAACAAGGTTCTCTTCTTGAAGTATGAAGAACTCAAAGAAAATGCAAATTTTTACGTGAAAAGAGTTGCAGAATTCTTGGATTGTCCTTTCACAGAAGAAGAGGAAAGTAACGGTGTGATTGAAAGCATAATCAATTTATGCAGttttgagaaaatgaagaacCTAGAAGTCAATAAAGCTGGAACATTTGACAGGAACTATGAGAAAAAATACTTATTTCGAAAGGGTGAAATAGGAGATTGGGTAAACTACTTTTCCCCAGCTATGATAGACAAATTATCCAAAACGGTGGAAGAAAAATTAGGTGGATCTGGTCTTTCCTTTAAAACATCtccttaa